Within the Borrelia coriaceae genome, the region TATCTTATTATTTAAATCTTTAATATGTGATCTTAATTCATTCATTACATTCTCTATCTTTACATCAAGATTATTTTCTGCTACAACTACGCATTGACCTCTTTTTTCCTCAGTCAATACCAAAGCAGACTTATCATCAGCTGGTCTATAATAATAAGTAGCAAAAACTTTAGTATTAATTCCCAACAAAATAATAAACATACTAATATTGGGAATTCTTTTAATCATTATGTTAGATAAAAATAAAAAACTGTTCTTAATCATAAGTATTAAAAATCCTTCTCCATTAAAATTTGTTAAACCTAGCAAACCACATACCATTAATTAATGGACATGATAATAACTAATTAACATTAGCTTGATCACAATAATTTGCATTATTAACTACCCTACTTAAATATCAAAGTTAATAATATTCCTAAACACATAGTAATAATTGTTCCTAACATCCAATCATGCACTCTTAACGTACTCTTAAGTTCCATCTTATTAAGGTCTATCTTGTTATCTAATTCATTAAACTTAGTATCTATCTTATTATCTACATTATCTATCTTATTATCTAACTCCATCTTGTTAATGTCTATCTTATTAGAGAGCTCATTAAATTTACTATCTATCTTTACATTTAAATTATTCTCTACATTATCTATTTTATCTTCTAGTTTCTTCTCTACATTATCTATTTTATCTTCTAATCTTTTTTCTACACCATTTATTTTGTCTTCTAATCCCTTCTGTACACCATTTATTTTGTCTTCTAATCCCTTCTGTACACCATTTATTTTGTCTTCTAATCCCTTCTGTACATCATTTATTTTATCTTTTACACCATCAATCTTCTGTTCTAATCTCTTCTCTACACCATCAATCTTCTCTTCTAGTTTTTCAAATCTAAAATTAAAATTATTTTCTAAATACTCAATATCTTTGTAAGTAAGTTCATTATGGTAATATCTTTTAGAAAGATCATTTGCAATAAACTCTTGCATTCCAAGCCTTATAAATTCTTGATAGATCATATCCTCAGTTATATGACCATTAAATATTTGTACACTTCTAACAGACTGTAATGATGATTCTTGCATATAATCTCCTTATTTAATTATTATATAATATTTTATGCATTATAGGAACCTTATTTTACTAAAATGGGCTTTAAGAGAGCGCATATTTAGACTTAACAACATATATGATGCTGAAAGACTATCTAATGAATCATCATCACTCTTACCATCCCCTTTATATTTATACATATCTGATATACTTGATTTACTTGAATAGTCTAAGATACTAAGCTTTGAGGTTGCTAAGGGTTCTATTAGTGTAGCAATTCTTGTAAATTTATTACTTATAGGTTTTATAGGTCCAATTCTAAACTTATGATTCATACTTGATCTAAGTTTTAAAAAGGTTTGTGTTACATTCCCATGGCCTGATATATTATCTCTATCTTCAACATAAAGGGTATGCACATTTAGATTTGCTAATATAGTTTTAATTGTGTTTAACACCTTAGGATCACCAAATGGTAGTTTTTCTTGAAATAGAAATGCATAATACTTATTATCTACTCTTTCTAATACACAAAGTGCAGTATTATCACCACCAATACTGTATGCGGGGTCTAGATATGCTATTGGATTTACAAATTCATGCTCACTTGTAATATTAATATTGGTAAATATAGCATCACACGGAGCAACCCATTCACCTAAAAGGACTTTGGCTTTATATGTGGGCTTGTTCTTATAAATTTCTTCTTGTGTTTTAATAAATTCTTTTGAAATTAGATTATTATCATAAGTTGTAAAGTTATATGTAGAATAAGTATTAGTATTATCAATATAATCAGTTTTAAAAAAATGATCTGGACTATCTGGATTAGTATCAAAAATAATTGTTTGCATACCCACTCTAAGTCTTTTTAAACATTCTATTAATGTTTCTTTATGTAGAGTTGTTGCTTCATTTACATATATAAGAGCTGAGTTGCTTCCTCTAAATCTTTCAAAATCACTGGCCTTATCACCACCATAAAGGTTAACCCTTAATGAATCAAGTTCAAAATATGATGTATTAGAAAACTTAGGTAAAAATGGGATATTTAGCATATTAGCAAGCTTTTCAAATTGACCTAAAACATTAATCTCTAATGATTT harbors:
- the bdr gene encoding Bdr family repetitive protein — encoded protein: MQESSLQSVRSVQIFNGHITEDMIYQEFIRLGMQEFIANDLSKRYYHNELTYKDIEYLENNFNFRFEKLEEKIDGVEKRLEQKIDGVKDKINDVQKGLEDKINGVQKGLEDKINGVQKGLEDKINGVEKRLEDKIDNVEKKLEDKIDNVENNLNVKIDSKFNELSNKIDINKMELDNKIDNVDNKIDTKFNELDNKIDLNKMELKSTLRVHDWMLGTIITMCLGILLTLIFK
- a CDS encoding PBSX family phage terminase large subunit, translated to MDIYKLPMFKEIQSDYKREFGIDILKYIKFKEVEVDFKGFESKYLTKKQFEVIRSIERNNQSKIILSGGIASGKTFLACYLFLKVLLRNRNLYKQDTNNFILGNSQKSLEINVLGQFEKLANMLNIPFLPKFSNTSYFELDSLRVNLYGGDKASDFERFRGSNSALIYVNEATTLHKETLIECLKRLRVGMQTIIFDTNPDSPDHFFKTDYIDNTNTYSTYNFTTYDNNLISKEFIKTQEEIYKNKPTYKAKVLLGEWVAPCDAIFTNINITSEHEFVNPIAYLDPAYSIGGDNTALCVLERVDNKYYAFLFQEKLPFGDPKVLNTIKTILANLNVHTLYVEDRDNISGHGNVTQTFLKLRSSMNHKFRIGPIKPISNKFTRIATLIEPLATSKLSILDYSSKSSISDMYKYKGDGKSDDDSLDSLSASYMLLSLNMRSLKAHFSKIRFL